Proteins encoded by one window of Halorubrum ruber:
- a CDS encoding beta-glucosidase family protein, which translates to MDRDGIAAVVADLTLAEKVGLVHGAEDVEGTATGFVPGVERVGIPPIRLTDGPLGVRTDDPATAFPSSPALAATFDPDLAERFGRALGREATARGQDILLGPGTNLIRVPHCGRNFEYFSEDPVHAGAFAAAVTEGVQSAGVVATPKHYVANSQETRRAEVSAEVDEPVLRELYLPAFRDAVEAGAGSVMSSYNRVNGTYASEHEWLLTDVLKGEWGFDGYVVSDWFGTESVVDSANAGLDLQMPGTSVEELIESMGVAPDAAAEQMDGDTAGADSAAAVDDTAAAVDSAAADDAEGAGGEGEEAAPEGPFDAAEDSPFAGGMPDPTSGGRYATELGPAVERGDVPESRLDDMVTRILRSLDAVGHLDDEAGGDNEANGDDEASGDEAAGALDTPEHRDLAATIATRGTVLLKNDGALPLADDADVAVVGPNVDEALLGGGGSSEVTPFVRTTPREGIEARADGAVTVAHGLPRVEGISMFEAMDDAGDPEVGTGGLDGDAGDPEGGPGDPGSVDADGDAERSVDIEGAASAAADADVAVVFVRDRATEAADRDSLRLPGRQDDLIAAVADAADRTVVVANASGPIETPWRDAVDAVLAAWYPGQAHGEAAAAVLYGDADPGGRLPVTFAPEDAYPTADERRFPGVDGEAVYDEGLLVGYRHFDATDAEPTYPFGHGHSYAEFRYEGVEAVGPSTVETTLSNVADRPGREVVQAYVGVSDTPAAPDVPDERARPPRELGGFAAVELAPGESATVEIDLDERAFGRYDASAGWTVDAGEYVVEVGRSSRDRRGSATIER; encoded by the coding sequence ATGGACCGAGACGGGATCGCGGCCGTCGTGGCGGATCTGACGCTCGCGGAGAAGGTAGGCCTCGTTCACGGGGCCGAAGACGTCGAGGGGACGGCGACGGGGTTCGTCCCCGGCGTCGAGCGCGTCGGGATCCCGCCGATCAGGCTGACCGACGGTCCGCTGGGTGTCCGGACCGACGACCCGGCGACCGCCTTCCCCTCGTCGCCGGCGCTCGCCGCGACGTTCGACCCCGATCTCGCCGAGCGCTTCGGACGAGCGCTCGGCCGTGAGGCGACCGCGCGCGGGCAGGACATCCTCCTCGGCCCCGGAACGAACCTGATCCGGGTGCCGCACTGCGGACGCAACTTCGAGTACTTCTCCGAGGACCCGGTCCACGCCGGCGCGTTCGCGGCCGCGGTGACCGAGGGCGTCCAGTCCGCCGGCGTCGTCGCGACGCCGAAACACTACGTCGCGAACAGCCAGGAGACCCGCCGCGCCGAGGTCAGCGCCGAGGTGGACGAGCCCGTCCTCCGCGAGCTGTACCTGCCCGCGTTCCGCGACGCCGTCGAGGCCGGCGCCGGGTCGGTGATGTCGTCATACAACCGCGTCAACGGAACGTACGCGAGCGAACACGAGTGGCTCCTCACCGACGTGCTCAAAGGCGAGTGGGGGTTCGACGGCTACGTCGTCTCCGACTGGTTCGGCACCGAGAGCGTCGTCGACAGCGCGAACGCCGGGCTCGACCTCCAGATGCCCGGTACCTCGGTCGAGGAGCTGATCGAATCGATGGGGGTCGCGCCCGACGCCGCCGCCGAACAGATGGACGGCGACACGGCGGGGGCGGACAGCGCGGCAGCGGTGGACGATACAGCGGCGGCGGTGGACAGCGCGGCGGCAGACGACGCGGAGGGAGCGGGCGGCGAGGGCGAAGAAGCCGCCCCTGAGGGCCCCTTCGACGCGGCCGAGGACTCCCCGTTCGCGGGCGGGATGCCGGACCCGACGAGCGGGGGCCGATACGCGACGGAGCTCGGCCCCGCGGTCGAGCGCGGCGACGTGCCCGAGTCCCGGCTCGACGACATGGTGACGCGGATCCTCCGGTCGCTCGACGCGGTCGGGCACCTCGACGACGAGGCAGGCGGCGACAACGAGGCGAACGGAGACGACGAGGCGAGCGGCGACGAGGCGGCGGGCGCGCTCGACACCCCGGAACACCGCGACCTCGCGGCGACGATCGCGACCCGCGGAACCGTCCTCCTGAAAAACGACGGCGCCCTGCCGCTCGCGGACGACGCCGACGTCGCGGTCGTCGGTCCGAACGTCGACGAGGCGCTGCTCGGAGGCGGGGGCTCCTCCGAGGTGACGCCGTTCGTCCGGACGACTCCCCGTGAGGGGATCGAGGCGCGCGCCGACGGAGCGGTGACGGTCGCCCACGGGTTGCCCCGCGTCGAGGGAATCTCGATGTTCGAGGCGATGGACGACGCGGGCGATCCCGAGGTCGGCACGGGCGGTCTCGACGGTGATGCGGGCGATCCCGAGGGCGGCCCGGGCGATCCGGGGTCCGTCGACGCCGACGGCGACGCCGAGCGATCGGTCGACATCGAGGGGGCGGCGTCGGCGGCCGCCGACGCGGACGTCGCCGTCGTCTTCGTCCGCGACCGCGCGACCGAGGCGGCCGACCGCGACTCGCTCCGACTCCCGGGGCGACAGGACGACCTGATCGCCGCGGTCGCCGACGCCGCCGACAGGACCGTCGTCGTCGCGAACGCGAGCGGGCCGATCGAGACGCCGTGGCGCGACGCGGTCGACGCGGTGCTCGCGGCGTGGTATCCCGGACAAGCGCACGGGGAGGCGGCCGCGGCGGTCCTCTACGGCGACGCCGACCCCGGCGGGCGGCTCCCGGTGACGTTCGCCCCCGAGGACGCGTATCCGACGGCCGACGAGCGCCGCTTCCCGGGCGTCGACGGCGAGGCGGTTTACGACGAGGGCTTGCTCGTCGGCTACCGACACTTCGACGCGACCGACGCGGAGCCGACTTACCCGTTCGGACACGGTCACAGCTACGCCGAGTTCCGGTACGAGGGCGTCGAGGCCGTCGGCCCGTCGACGGTCGAGACGACCCTCTCGAACGTCGCCGACAGGCCCGGTCGGGAGGTCGTCCAGGCGTACGTCGGCGTCTCCGACACGCCAGCCGCGCCCGACGTCCCCGACGAGCGCGCTCGTCCGCCCCGCGAGCTCGGCGGGTTCGCCGCGGTCGAGCTCGCTCCCGGCGAGTCGGCGACAGTCGAGATCGACCTCGACGAGCGCGCGTTCGGGCGATACGACGCGTCCGCGGGGTGGACGGTCGACGCGGGGGAGTACGTCGTCGAGGTGGGTCGGTCCTCGCGCGACCGACGCGGCTCCGCGACGATCGAGCGGTGA
- a CDS encoding halocyanin domain-containing protein: protein MSDNLSRRRYLAGTGAALTIGTLAGCSGGGDGGDGGDGGDGGNVIEDVPSEIDDYLSEARMYDGTMADLTGQDEVTIDVGAGDVGFAFSPAAVRIDSSTTVVWEWTGTGGGHNVASVEGSESDFDNGETIAEEGYTFEQSFDNTGIQLYQCTPHQANGMLGAIEVVEA, encoded by the coding sequence ATGTCTGATAACCTGTCCAGACGGCGGTATCTCGCCGGAACCGGCGCCGCGCTGACCATCGGAACGCTCGCCGGCTGTTCCGGCGGCGGGGACGGCGGCGACGGTGGGGACGGCGGTGACGGCGGGAACGTCATCGAAGATGTCCCGAGCGAGATCGACGACTACCTCTCGGAGGCCCGCATGTACGACGGCACCATGGCGGATCTCACGGGCCAAGACGAGGTGACCATCGACGTCGGCGCCGGCGACGTGGGGTTCGCCTTCTCGCCCGCCGCGGTCCGGATCGACTCGAGTACGACCGTCGTCTGGGAGTGGACCGGGACCGGTGGGGGACACAACGTGGCCTCGGTTGAGGGGTCGGAGTCCGACTTCGACAACGGGGAGACCATCGCCGAGGAGGGGTACACCTTCGAGCAGTCGTTCGACAACACGGGCATCCAGCTGTACCAGTGTACGCCTCACCAAGCGAACGGAATGCTCGGCGCGATCGAAGTCGTCGAAGCCTAG
- a CDS encoding DMT family transporter, translating into MSATFGRYAFALAPLAAAALWGGMYVVSKWGFALVPPVTLGFLRVALGAGALWLVVAGRGGPAPARDEWSTFAALGGWVTLTVATQFVGTELTNASQGSLLTVLTPVFTVALGALVLGERVTPAKAGGMTVAGAGTAVVLAGRYEFASIAAGNLLGVALLLVASAAWVGYTVWGLRAVRRHGALRAATYSSLASVPMLGALAAGELWYLGRSPAEVPLTVESAAAVLYLGLASTAAAWFLWYKGLEYVSAGTVAVFFFAQPVVGAALGGALLGEALGPGFLAGGALMAVGIWVVSRERADPADGPAESTAE; encoded by the coding sequence ATGTCAGCCACGTTCGGACGGTACGCGTTCGCGCTCGCACCCCTCGCAGCCGCGGCGCTGTGGGGCGGGATGTACGTCGTCAGCAAGTGGGGGTTCGCGCTGGTCCCGCCGGTGACGCTCGGGTTCCTCCGGGTCGCGCTGGGCGCCGGGGCGCTCTGGCTCGTCGTCGCCGGTCGCGGCGGTCCCGCCCCGGCACGCGACGAGTGGTCGACGTTCGCGGCGCTCGGGGGCTGGGTGACCCTGACGGTCGCGACGCAGTTCGTCGGCACGGAGCTGACGAACGCCAGTCAGGGCTCGCTGCTGACCGTCCTCACCCCGGTGTTCACCGTCGCGCTCGGGGCGCTCGTGCTCGGCGAGCGCGTCACGCCGGCCAAGGCGGGAGGGATGACCGTCGCGGGCGCCGGCACGGCGGTCGTCCTCGCCGGGCGGTACGAGTTCGCGTCGATCGCCGCCGGCAACCTCCTCGGCGTGGCGCTGCTGCTCGTCGCGAGCGCGGCGTGGGTCGGGTACACCGTCTGGGGGCTCCGCGCGGTCAGGCGGCACGGGGCGCTCCGCGCCGCGACGTACTCCTCGCTGGCGAGCGTTCCGATGCTCGGAGCCCTCGCGGCCGGCGAACTGTGGTATCTCGGGCGCTCGCCCGCCGAGGTCCCGCTCACGGTCGAATCGGCGGCCGCCGTGCTGTACCTCGGACTCGCGTCAACGGCGGCTGCGTGGTTCCTCTGGTACAAGGGACTGGAGTACGTCTCCGCGGGGACCGTCGCCGTGTTCTTCTTCGCGCAGCCCGTCGTCGGCGCGGCGCTCGGCGGGGCGCTGCTCGGCGAGGCGCTCGGCCCGGGCTTCCTCGCCGGCGGGGCGCTGATGGCCGTCGGCATCTGGGTCGTCAGCCGCGAACGCGCGGATCCCGCCGACGGGCCGGCGGAGTCGACCGCGGAGTGA
- a CDS encoding RIO1 family regulatory kinase/ATPase: MEFRQLVRGRVDWPDIERVARELADRYDRDEIRVRFLDADNWLSTPMVVDDDLFVKVITRQNTLVHALFTTGRNLGAVSAGTEGFFERHETPYEMARHELEATRRVRELGVNAPEPIEAFEVDGLGVLVLEYLPEFRTLGELDAETVAGLAPDLFVTLRTIHDAGLAHGDLRAENVLVADGELYVIDATRVSEDGREAARAYDLASALAALEPLIGAADAIEAALTSYSPDELLAARRFLDFVAIRPDHDFDAAELTGELEKRTA, translated from the coding sequence ATGGAGTTCCGGCAGCTCGTCCGCGGTCGCGTCGACTGGCCCGACATCGAGCGGGTCGCGCGAGAGCTGGCGGACCGGTACGACCGCGACGAGATACGCGTGCGGTTCCTCGACGCGGACAACTGGCTGTCGACGCCGATGGTCGTCGACGACGACCTCTTCGTGAAGGTGATCACCCGGCAGAACACGCTCGTCCACGCGCTGTTCACCACCGGACGGAACCTCGGCGCGGTCTCGGCGGGCACGGAGGGGTTCTTCGAGCGCCACGAGACTCCCTACGAGATGGCGCGCCACGAGCTGGAGGCGACCCGGCGAGTCCGCGAGCTCGGGGTCAACGCGCCGGAGCCGATCGAAGCGTTCGAGGTCGACGGCCTCGGCGTGCTCGTCTTGGAGTACCTCCCCGAGTTTCGCACCCTCGGCGAGCTCGACGCAGAGACCGTCGCCGGGCTGGCGCCCGACCTGTTCGTGACGCTTCGGACGATCCACGACGCCGGGCTCGCCCACGGCGACCTCCGCGCCGAGAACGTCCTCGTCGCGGACGGCGAGCTCTACGTCATCGACGCGACCCGCGTGAGCGAGGACGGCCGCGAGGCGGCGCGCGCCTACGACCTCGCGAGCGCGCTCGCGGCGCTGGAGCCGCTGATCGGCGCCGCCGACGCGATCGAGGCCGCGCTGACGAGCTACTCGCCCGACGAACTCCTCGCGGCGCGCCGGTTCCTCGACTTCGTCGCGATCCGCCCCGACCACGACTTCGACGCCGCGGAGCTGACGGGCGAGCTCGAGAAGCGCACGGCATAG
- a CDS encoding acyl-CoA dehydrogenase family protein → MDFEVPAEHRMIRDTVREFCEEEIAPIAQEIEDEHRFPEEVFDSLAELDMMGIPVAEEYGGLGGDQLMYALVTEELGRVSGGIGLSYAAHTSLGAKPIDLFGTDEQKEEWLRPLAEGEGLGAWALTEPGSGSDASDMDTTAEYDADAGEYVLNGTKQFITNANVANSILVKAVTDPDAGYDGISTFIVDPENDDGFEVTTVWEKMGLNSSPTCEITFDDVRLPEDRLLGEEGEGWTQTMKTLDGGRISIAALSVGLAQGAYEAAKEYAGEREQFGKPIAKFDAIRDKVVHMHRQIERARLLTHRAASRYDAGESVTRESALAKLDASEAAREVAEEAVQTLGGYGYTTDFAPQRFYRDAKLMEIGEGTSEIQHVVIGRELGL, encoded by the coding sequence ATGGACTTCGAGGTACCCGCCGAACACCGGATGATACGCGACACCGTCCGGGAGTTCTGCGAGGAGGAGATCGCCCCCATCGCGCAGGAGATCGAGGACGAACACCGGTTCCCCGAGGAGGTGTTCGACTCGCTCGCTGAGCTCGACATGATGGGTATTCCGGTCGCGGAGGAGTACGGCGGCCTCGGCGGCGACCAGCTGATGTACGCCTTAGTCACGGAGGAGCTCGGGCGCGTCTCCGGCGGGATCGGGCTCTCGTACGCCGCGCACACCTCGCTGGGCGCGAAGCCGATCGACCTGTTCGGCACCGACGAGCAGAAAGAGGAGTGGCTCCGTCCGCTCGCGGAGGGCGAGGGGCTCGGCGCGTGGGCGCTCACGGAGCCGGGCAGCGGTTCGGACGCCTCCGACATGGACACGACCGCCGAGTACGACGCCGACGCGGGCGAGTACGTGCTGAACGGCACGAAGCAGTTCATCACGAACGCGAACGTCGCGAACTCGATCCTCGTGAAGGCGGTGACGGACCCGGACGCCGGCTACGACGGCATCTCGACGTTCATCGTTGACCCGGAGAACGACGACGGGTTCGAGGTGACGACCGTCTGGGAGAAGATGGGGCTCAACAGCTCGCCCACCTGCGAGATAACCTTCGACGACGTGCGGCTCCCCGAGGATCGGCTGCTCGGCGAGGAGGGCGAGGGGTGGACACAGACGATGAAGACGCTCGACGGCGGGCGGATCTCCATCGCCGCGCTCTCGGTCGGGCTCGCGCAGGGCGCCTACGAGGCGGCGAAGGAGTACGCGGGCGAGCGCGAACAGTTCGGGAAACCGATCGCGAAGTTCGACGCGATCCGCGACAAGGTGGTCCACATGCACCGCCAGATCGAGCGCGCCCGCCTGTTGACCCACCGGGCCGCGTCACGGTACGACGCCGGCGAGTCGGTCACCCGGGAGTCGGCGCTCGCGAAGCTCGACGCCAGCGAGGCGGCCCGCGAGGTGGCCGAGGAGGCGGTCCAGACGCTCGGCGGCTACGGCTACACCACCGACTTCGCGCCGCAGCGCTTCTACCGCGACGCGAAGCTGATGGAGATCGGCGAGGGAACCAGCGAGATCCAACACGTCGTCATCGGCCGCGAACTGGGGCTGTAG
- a CDS encoding cytochrome C oxidase subunit IV family protein: MAHDSVKLYSAIYVALLVAATLNFALFETSFIEFTYTQAIVGTLVIASVKTLLIVAYFQHLRWENRSLTYLMGLALALTMLLMAAATYSIS, encoded by the coding sequence ATGGCGCACGACTCCGTGAAACTGTATTCGGCGATCTACGTCGCCCTCCTCGTCGCGGCGACGTTGAACTTCGCGCTCTTCGAGACGTCGTTCATCGAGTTCACGTACACACAGGCGATCGTCGGAACGCTGGTGATCGCGTCGGTCAAGACGCTGCTCATCGTCGCGTACTTCCAGCACCTCCGCTGGGAGAATCGCTCGCTCACCTACCTGATGGGGCTCGCGCTCGCGCTCACCATGCTACTGATGGCGGCCGCGACGTACTCCATCTCGTAG
- a CDS encoding branched-chain amino acid ABC transporter permease, with translation MSLLDDPKAAFADLSRPEGWVLGVSVAFLLFLFVAMLTGALGPTYFLFLVGLAGMYALLSFGLNAQWGFTGLINFSVAAFFGIGAYGTALMTASGSPIAGGFSPIVGLAVALVVALALALLIGIPTLRLRADYLAIASLGLAEVVRLIVLNERWLTNGSAGLRGIPGFFDGWPVLSTFPEAMPGLRLVVIPGSPVILETAFWQAALNVLLVLAFAGAAYFVLRRAHRSPWGRVLRTIRSDEDLARALGKNTYSFKMQSFILGSLIMALAGVFYAHLNLYVGPGDLDPITTFYAWVAVILGGSGSNRGALFGGIVIVTIREGTRFLNDVALPIDPAPLRLLLIGVVIVAVMRYRPQGVLPPQRELIWPSAVDGGGTPETPDSGVRERKGGGDDE, from the coding sequence GTGAGCCTCCTCGACGACCCGAAGGCGGCGTTCGCCGACCTGTCTCGCCCGGAGGGGTGGGTGCTCGGCGTCAGCGTCGCGTTCCTGCTGTTCCTCTTCGTCGCGATGCTCACCGGCGCGCTCGGCCCGACGTACTTCCTGTTCCTCGTCGGACTGGCGGGGATGTACGCGCTGCTGTCGTTCGGGCTGAACGCCCAGTGGGGGTTCACGGGCCTGATCAACTTCAGCGTCGCCGCGTTCTTCGGCATCGGCGCGTACGGCACCGCGCTGATGACCGCGAGCGGCTCGCCGATCGCCGGCGGATTCAGTCCGATCGTCGGGCTCGCCGTCGCGCTCGTCGTCGCGCTCGCGCTGGCGCTACTCATCGGGATTCCGACGCTCCGGCTCCGGGCCGACTACCTCGCGATCGCGTCGCTCGGGCTCGCGGAGGTCGTGCGGCTGATCGTGTTGAACGAGCGCTGGCTGACGAACGGCAGCGCGGGGCTGCGCGGCATCCCGGGCTTCTTTGACGGGTGGCCGGTGCTCTCGACGTTCCCCGAGGCGATGCCGGGGCTCCGGCTGGTGGTGATCCCCGGGTCGCCGGTAATCTTAGAGACGGCGTTCTGGCAGGCGGCGCTGAACGTCCTGTTGGTGCTCGCGTTCGCGGGCGCGGCGTACTTCGTCCTCCGGCGCGCGCACCGGTCGCCGTGGGGGCGCGTGCTGCGCACGATCCGCTCCGACGAGGACCTCGCTCGGGCGCTCGGGAAGAACACCTACTCGTTCAAGATGCAGTCGTTCATCCTCGGCAGCCTGATCATGGCGCTGGCGGGCGTGTTCTACGCGCACCTGAACCTCTACGTCGGGCCGGGCGACCTCGACCCGATCACGACGTTCTACGCGTGGGTCGCCGTGATCTTGGGCGGCAGCGGCTCCAACCGCGGGGCGCTGTTCGGCGGGATCGTCATCGTCACGATCCGCGAGGGGACGCGCTTCCTCAACGACGTGGCGCTGCCGATCGACCCCGCGCCGCTGCGGCTGCTGTTGATCGGCGTCGTCATCGTCGCCGTCATGCGCTACCGGCCGCAAGGCGTCCTCCCGCCGCAGCGGGAGCTGATCTGGCCGAGCGCGGTCGACGGGGGCGGAACGCCCGAGACGCCGGACAGCGGCGTCCGCGAGCGGAAGGGAGGTGGTGACGATGAGTGA
- a CDS encoding ABC transporter ATP-binding protein — MSEGALPKDDAVLRVDDLQKSFGGLAATDHATFAVERGTITGLIGPNGAGKSTLFNLISGFYEPDGGTVEVNGTDVTGLEPYEVAEHGLIRTFQTPRKLEGMTVREAMLVGPRKQPGESFLTLFTSPGTVAESESANLAEAERILADFEIDHLATQPATDISGGQMKLVELARAMLAEPEVLLLDEPVAGVNPTLAKKLKEQIRRLNEQGTTFLLIEHDMEFVMDLADPIVVLDQGHVLTEGTPEGVRNDQRVIDAYLGGGT, encoded by the coding sequence ATGAGTGAGGGCGCGCTTCCCAAGGACGACGCCGTCCTCCGCGTCGACGACCTCCAGAAGTCGTTCGGCGGGCTCGCGGCGACCGACCACGCGACGTTCGCGGTCGAGCGCGGCACCATCACCGGGCTCATCGGCCCGAACGGGGCCGGCAAGTCGACGCTTTTCAACCTCATCTCCGGCTTCTACGAGCCGGACGGCGGGACCGTGGAGGTGAACGGGACCGACGTGACGGGGTTAGAGCCCTACGAGGTCGCGGAACACGGGCTCATCCGGACGTTCCAGACGCCGCGCAAGCTGGAGGGGATGACGGTCCGCGAGGCGATGTTAGTCGGGCCGCGGAAACAGCCCGGCGAGTCGTTCCTCACACTGTTCACCTCGCCGGGAACGGTCGCCGAGAGCGAGTCGGCCAACCTCGCCGAGGCGGAGCGGATCTTGGCGGACTTCGAGATCGACCACCTCGCGACCCAGCCCGCCACCGACATCTCCGGCGGCCAGATGAAGCTCGTCGAACTCGCGCGGGCGATGCTCGCCGAGCCGGAGGTGCTGCTGCTCGACGAGCCGGTGGCCGGGGTGAACCCGACGCTGGCGAAGAAGCTCAAAGAACAGATTCGGCGGCTCAACGAGCAGGGGACGACGTTCCTGCTCATCGAACACGACATGGAGTTCGTGATGGACCTCGCGGACCCGATCGTCGTCTTAGACCAGGGACACGTCCTGACGGAGGGGACGCCGGAGGGGGTCCGGAACGACCAGCGCGTCATCGACGCGTACCTCGGAGGCGGCACATGA
- a CDS encoding aldehyde dehydrogenase family protein: MSDLSIDAAWDELYVDGEWRASESGETIAVEDPSTREAVTEVASGTEADVDAAYEAAAEAQESWGEQPPARRQAVVEQFHEALDAHSEEIIELLEYEVGGSAIMGETSIQIASDHASEAATLPRRMKGEHAASNIPGKENQLQVGPKGVVTVISPWNFPLNLSMRAVAPAIAAGNSVVLKPSTNSPITGGLLFAKLFEETDLPEGVLNVVTGRGSEIGDRVASHPESDVVAFTGSTEVGKHVAGLAGENLAVPAMELGGNNAHVVTADADLDRALDAAAFGSFVHQGQVCISINRHVVHEDVYDEYVAGLVERAESLPTGGVHDPETIVGPIIDESQRDEMLGYVEETVDAGATLETGGETVAVDGVDDSLVVAPTVLSGVTNDMPAAANEHFGPIAPVIPFSDIDEAVEIANDTEYGLSGAVHSGDLATAKEIADRMETGNVHINDQPINDEAHVPFSGIGASGVGHYNSDAFLDEITETKWISIQHEPREYPF; encoded by the coding sequence ATGAGCGACCTATCGATCGACGCGGCGTGGGACGAGCTCTACGTCGACGGCGAGTGGCGCGCGAGCGAGAGCGGCGAGACCATCGCCGTCGAGGACCCCTCGACGCGCGAGGCGGTGACCGAGGTGGCCTCGGGGACCGAGGCCGATGTGGACGCCGCCTACGAGGCCGCGGCCGAGGCGCAGGAGTCGTGGGGCGAGCAGCCGCCCGCCCGGAGGCAGGCGGTCGTCGAGCAGTTCCACGAGGCGCTCGACGCGCACAGCGAGGAGATAATCGAGCTGTTAGAGTACGAGGTCGGCGGCTCCGCCATCATGGGCGAGACGTCGATCCAGATCGCGTCCGATCACGCGAGCGAGGCCGCGACGCTCCCGCGCCGGATGAAGGGCGAACACGCCGCCTCCAACATCCCCGGCAAGGAGAACCAGCTCCAGGTCGGGCCGAAGGGCGTCGTCACGGTGATCTCCCCGTGGAACTTCCCGCTGAACCTCTCGATGCGCGCCGTCGCGCCCGCCATCGCGGCCGGGAACTCGGTGGTGCTCAAGCCCTCGACGAACTCGCCGATCACCGGCGGGCTGCTGTTCGCGAAGCTGTTCGAGGAGACCGACCTCCCCGAGGGCGTCCTGAACGTCGTCACCGGCCGCGGCTCGGAGATCGGCGACCGCGTCGCGAGCCATCCCGAGAGCGACGTCGTCGCCTTCACGGGCTCGACGGAAGTGGGCAAGCACGTCGCGGGCCTCGCCGGCGAGAACCTCGCCGTCCCGGCGATGGAACTCGGCGGTAACAACGCGCACGTCGTCACCGCGGACGCCGACCTCGACCGCGCGCTCGACGCCGCCGCGTTCGGCTCCTTCGTCCACCAGGGGCAGGTGTGCATTTCGATCAACCGCCACGTCGTCCACGAGGACGTGTACGACGAGTACGTCGCCGGCCTCGTCGAGCGCGCCGAGTCGCTACCGACCGGGGGCGTCCACGACCCGGAGACGATCGTCGGGCCCATCATCGACGAGTCGCAGCGCGACGAGATGCTCGGCTACGTCGAGGAGACGGTCGACGCGGGCGCGACGCTGGAGACCGGCGGCGAGACGGTCGCCGTCGACGGCGTCGACGACTCGCTCGTCGTCGCGCCGACCGTCCTCTCGGGCGTGACGAACGATATGCCCGCCGCGGCGAACGAGCACTTCGGCCCGATCGCGCCCGTGATCCCGTTTTCCGACATCGACGAGGCGGTCGAGATCGCCAACGACACCGAGTACGGGCTCTCCGGGGCGGTCCACTCCGGCGACCTCGCCACGGCGAAGGAGATCGCCGACCGCATGGAGACGGGCAACGTCCACATCAACGACCAGCCGATCAACGACGAGGCGCACGTCCCGTTCAGCGGGATCGGCGCCTCCGGCGTCGGCCACTACAACAGCGACGCGTTCCTCGACGAGATCACCGAGACCAAGTGGATCTCGATCCAGCACGAGCCGCGCGAGTACCCGTTCTGA
- a CDS encoding ABC transporter ATP-binding protein → MTDDTTGAADGPHGGTDPVLSLSGVDSGYGEVQVLDDCSVRLDPGEIVCLVGPNGAGKSTVLKTAFGMLTPWTGTVEYHGRDIGGMAPEEIVREGIGYVPQTDNVFGSLTIDENLRMGGVARDGSLEEVIETLYDRFPIIDEKRGSKAKTLSGGQRQVLAFARALVMEPDVLLIDEPSAGLAPNTADDVFEDVKEVNDMDTAILMVEQNVTKGLGISDRGYVLDQGTVRFEGTPEELLNDEEVSQLYLGG, encoded by the coding sequence ATGACGGACGACACGACCGGGGCCGCGGACGGGCCTCACGGCGGAACCGATCCCGTGCTCTCGCTGTCGGGCGTCGACAGCGGCTACGGCGAGGTGCAGGTGCTCGACGACTGCTCGGTCCGGCTCGACCCGGGCGAGATCGTCTGTCTGGTCGGCCCCAACGGCGCCGGGAAGTCGACGGTCCTCAAGACCGCGTTCGGGATGTTGACCCCGTGGACGGGGACCGTCGAGTACCACGGCCGCGACATCGGCGGGATGGCGCCCGAGGAGATCGTCCGCGAGGGGATCGGCTACGTTCCCCAGACCGACAACGTGTTCGGTTCGCTGACGATCGACGAGAACCTCCGGATGGGCGGCGTCGCCCGCGACGGGAGCCTCGAGGAGGTCATCGAGACGCTGTACGACCGGTTCCCGATCATCGACGAGAAGCGCGGCTCGAAGGCGAAGACGCTCTCCGGCGGCCAGCGGCAGGTGCTCGCGTTCGCCCGCGCCCTCGTGATGGAGCCCGACGTGCTGCTCATCGACGAGCCGTCCGCGGGGCTCGCCCCCAACACGGCTGACGACGTGTTCGAGGACGTCAAAGAGGTCAACGACATGGACACGGCGATCCTCATGGTCGAGCAGAACGTGACGAAGGGGCTCGGCATCTCCGACCGCGGCTACGTCCTCGACCAGGGGACGGTCCGGTTCGAGGGGACGCCGGAGGAGCTGTTGAACGACGAGGAGGTCTCGCAGCTGTACCTCGGCGGCTGA